TGCACGAGAAAGAAGTATAAGGTTGCCAAGCTCGACATAGTCAGTAAATGCTGTGTTCATTACTGGGTTTTTATTTGGCACTTTGATGGTGTCATATTTTGCTTGGATAGCTTCTAAATTTTTAGAGAGCTGATCAAGTTTTGCGCCAGTTCTAAAGATACCCATTAGATCCCAGTTGTTTTTACCAAGCTCCTCGCGAAGAGCATACATGTCGTTTACACCGCCTTCGCCTGTTGCTATGGCTTTAAATTTATCCTGCCACATTTTTGCTAGCTCAGAAGTCTTTTTACCGCTTGCAAATTTTGCATTTTGAGCATAAGCACCAGCACCCTTGCCAGCTAGATCGCCAGTTACAACTGCGTCAGTTAGGCTATTTCCACCAAGGCGGTTTGCACCGTGGATAGATACGCATGAAGCCTCGCCACCTACATAAATTCCAGGGATTTTTGTGCTCATATCGTCAAATTTTGCTACCTCTATACCACCCATTGAGTAGTGAGCTGTTGGGCGAATAGGCACTGGTTGCTCGATTAGATCGATATTTTGGAAAAGCATAGCTGTGTGGCGAATTTTTGGAAGCTTTTTCATAATAGTATCTTTGCCAAGGTGGCGAACGTCACAAAGCACATAAGCGCTCATACCCTCGCCAAAGCCTCTACCTTCGCGAATTTCTGTCTCGATCGCACGAGCAACGACGTCACGAGGAGCTAGCTCCATCTTTTCGTGATAGTTTTTCATAAAGCGCTCGCCCTTGTTGTTTAACAAGTATCCACCTTCACCGCGAGCAGCTTCTGTGATTAGTGTGCCACCATTTTGAACGCCAGTTGGGTGAAACTGAAGCATCTCAGGATCTTCAAAACCAAGACCTGCTTTAAGCGCAGCAGCGATGCCATCACCAGTTGCTATAAATGGAACTGATGTGCGGTTATAAAAAATTCTAGTGTATCCGCCAGTTGCGATGACAAGAGATTTGCAAAGAACTGGGTAAATTTGACCATCTTGGATGTTGCGAAGAACGACGCCTTCAACCTTGCCATCCTCAAGACCGATCTCAAGTAGCTCATGATCCATTAAAAATTTAACGCCAGCTGTGATAGCGTCGTCAAGACAGGCATGCATCAAAACGTGGCCAGTTTTATCAGCTGCGTAGTTACAGCGTTTTTTGCTAGCGCCACCCATGAAACGAAATGCCACGTCGCCATTATCTTTACGGGACACGTCGCCATTGTCTATACGAGAAAAGAGCATGCCATTGTGGTCTAGCTCGTGAATGACTGCGCCTGCTGCCTCGCAAAATTTCACAACTGCATCTTGATCAGCAAGATAAGCCGCACCTTTAACTGTGTCATAAGCGTGAAGCTTAAAGCTATCGCCATTACTAAAGTCAGTAACGCCGTTTATTCCGCCCTCCGCCATACAGGTCGCATTACGTGATGGCATCATCTTTGTAGCAACAACGACGGTTGAGTTTGGATATTGCTTGCGAACGGCTGTTGCTGCACGAAGTCCAGCACCGCCAGAGCCGATTATTAGCACATCAACAGATGGTAAGCCACTTTCATTGCCTTTTGGCAACTCACCAGCAAAAACATTGGTTGCACCAGCTGTTGTAGCTAGCGCACCTACGCTGATACAAGCACTTTGTAGAAATTCTCTTCTGGTAAATTTTTCACTCATTGATAACTTCCTATCTTAGTAAATTTTTAGCGTTTAAAACGCACCGCCAGTTCATTTCTTAATATTTTTTAAAACAACTATATTAATTAAATAATTAATAATGAAAGATTACATTAAATTTACTTAAAAGAAACATAAAGATTTATTTTAGATTAAGAAATGAGAGCTGATATTAAAATCAAAAAGGATAAAATGGGCTATTCAAGGTAGTTTATATAAATTTAGTGGTAGAAAAATTTATAAGATATATAAAAATTTCTACCGATTTGAAGTTTACTTTTATTTTTGAGTTTTTAAGCTTTAAAAGCTCTTTTTTTAGGATATTAGAAAGATAAATTTACTTTTATACTTAAATAAATATATTAAATATAATAAATAACATTATTTTTGTCCTATTATCAAAATTCACCCTTTGGGTGCAAAATTTCTTTTAGCTCGCTATCACTTAGCTTGTAGTTATAAAATCTCTCGTAAAACTCTCTTGTTTTTTGCTCTAAATTTAGATCGCTAAACTGCTCTGGGTAAAATGTCTTAGCCAGCCAAAGCGGATAAAGCGCACCTTCAGCACTTCTTACGCTCCAAAGATAAACGCCACTTGGCACTACAAAAATTTCTCCATTTTGCACAGCTTTTAGCTTGGCAAATGATGCATTTTTAGCGATAGCATCGGCGCTTTTTTGTGAATTTGTGATGATTATGTCTGGGTTAAAGATGATGACTTGCTCTTCATTTATCGATTTTGAAATTTTAAAATCCCCATCGCTTAGCTCTGAGCTTAAATTTATACCACCAGCCACACTAATATACTCAGCGCCGATATCTTTTGAGCTGATGGTGTTAAAGTTTCCTGAGTTATAGTTAAGCACCAAAACTCTCTTTTTTGGCGTTAAATTTGCTGTTTTTTGGCTTACAAATTTTATGTTGTCGTTAAAATAGTCATTAAACTCACGCGCCCCTTTTATGCTCTTTTCGCCCCAAATTTCAGCGATCTTGCTAAAGCTATCTTGTATCTCTTTGATGCTTTGAAATTTATCTATCTTTACAACCGCGATACCAGCGCTCTCTAGCTGAGCCTTGCTATTTTTATCAAACATCATGCCAATTGGCCCAAAAACAACTTGCGTTTTTGACGCTATGATAGTCTCGACGCTACTACTTAGCATGCCGCTTTTATTGTTGTTGCTCTTTATTTTTGGGAAAATTTTTGACATGAGCGCAGGCAGTTTTGGCGCACTGATCTTCGTTGCCAAGCATCGCAGAGACCTGCACAAATGCCCCTATCAAAGGCGTCGCACGCTCGATTACATCAGGCACTTCTACCTTTTTATCGTCGCTATCAAGCACCACTCTTGCTTGCAAACTAACAAGCAAAAAAGCCAAAAGCAAAATTTTCTTAAACATATCTTCTCTTTTCAATCCACCATCACGCAAGAGTAATGCTCGCGCTCATCGATGATATTTTTCACCACTCGTATATCTACGCCGTAAATTTTCTTTAAATTTTCGCCATTCATCACCTCGCTAGCCTCGCCGTAGATGTAGTTTTTATCCCGTCCAAGCATCGCAACCTTTGCATTTAGATAAAAGACCTGCTCTGGTTGATGAGAGGTTAAGATGATGATATAGCCTTGCTTTGCGAGCTTTTTTATCTCTTTTAAAACTCGCATTTGATTGCCAAAGTCTAAATTTGCCGTTGGCTCGTCAAGTAGCATCACCTTTGAGCGTTGCGCTAATGCCCTAGCTATCAGCGCCATTTGCCGCTCGCCACCACTTAGATCGGTGTAAATTTTATCTTTAAAGCTCTCTAAATTTAGCGTCTTTAACGCGTCTAGCGCTATCTTTTCATCCTCTTTGCTAGGGCGTTCAAATATACCAAGTCTTGCATTTGCACTCATCATCACCACGTCAAAAACGCTAAAGGCAAATGGCGGAGTGTGAGCTTGCGGGACGTAGCTTATAAAGCTTGCTCGCTCTTTCTCGCTCATCTTTAGCGCGTCTTTGCCGTCTATTAAAATTTCTCCCCCAAGTGGCTTTAAAAAGCCAAGTATCGTCTTAAATGTTGTCGTTTTGCCAACACCGTTGCTACCAAGCAGGCAAAAAATGTCGCCATCTTGTAAATTTGTATTGAAATTTTCTATAACGACCTTTTTATCGTAGCCGCAGCTTAAATTTTTTATCTCAAATTTCACGCAAAACCCTTTTTACTCTTATAGAGCAGATAGACAAAAACAGGCGCGCCAACTAGCGAAGTGATGACGCCAAGCGGGATCTCGCTTGCCATTAGGCTGCGTGAAGTGGTATCGACTATCAGTAAAAATAGCCCTCCGCAAAGCAGCGAAGCTGGAAAGAGTGTGATGAAATTTGCCCCCACGACAAAGCGCATGATGTGAGGGATGACGAGCCCAACCCAGCCCACGATACCGCAAAATGAGACTCAAGTAGCGGTTAGAAGTGTTGAGGCGATGATGATTATGATGTTGTAAAATTTGACATTTAGCCCCATCGCCCTAGCCTCTTCTTCGCCAAAGCTAAGCGTATTTAGCTTGTAGCGAAGCATAAAAAGTGGCACAAGACAGATCATAACTACGCAAAAAAGCAGAGCCAAATTTTTATATCCGCCACTTCTTGCTAGGCTTCCCATCAGCCAAAAAGTAACTTCTGGCAATTTATCTTCGCTATCAGCTAGAAATTTTATGAGCGAGCTAAGCGCTCCAAAAAGAGATGAGATGACGATGCCAGTTAGCACCATCACGAGTAAATTTAGCCTGCCCTTTGCGATGACGCTACTTATAAAAACAACAGCAAAAACGGCAAAAAGACCACAGCCAAAGGCACTAAGCTGCACGCCTATGTAGTTGAAATTTAAGATGATAGCCACGCTAGCTCCCACAGCTGCGCCACTTGAGACGCCAAGGATGTCAGGCGAGACTAGAGGATTTTTAAAAAGACCTTGATAGACAGCTCCAGAGCTAGCAAGCGCTGCACCAACAAGGACGGCAAAAAGTACCCTTGGCAAACGAATGAGCGTAAAGACCGTATATCCTTGGTCATCGCTTGGCTGCTCGTTTAAAATGGCTGTTTTTATAAACTCAAAAATTTGAGCGTAACTTATCTCGTAGCGTCCGATACCCAATGAAAAAAAGAGCACCAGCAAAAGAAGCGCAAATAATGCGAAAATGATCTTTTGGCTACTCAATTTTCATCTCCCGCACGTCCCACCAGATGAGATAGCTCTTTGTTGCTCTTTTAAATTTATATCCGTCATTTGTTTTAATAAGATACTTCTTCTACGTTTCGTTTGTAAATTTCTTCTTTTTCGGGCGCGATCTCACCGACAAATCTAAAATAAGAAAACGCCTCTTCAAGGCTAGCAAAATCCCTCTCAAAAATGGTATCTATTATCTTTAAATTTGGATTTGCTCCCATGTCGTAAGCGATGTTAAAGATAAAGTTGTAGCCAAATCTCCTATCACTAAGACCTGCCTCTTTTTCATCTTTTATCCCTTTTAAGAAGTCTTGCCAGAACGTTTTTAAGCTTGGATAATCCATTAAAAAAGAGGTCATCACGACATATTTTTTAGCAAATTTGCAAAGCTTTTTTATATCAAAAAGCCCAACTGAGCGTGATGCTAGTACGATATCGTGTTTTGGTATATCTTTTAAACTCTGCTCATCACTCCAGTCTTTTTGGATGAAATTTATATTTTTCGCTCCAGCCTCTTTTGCATTTTTCTTGGCATACTCAAGCATTTTTGCAAACGGATCTAGCGCACTTACGCTCTTTGCTAGCTTTGCAAGTGGCACGCTAAGCCTTGCTGGACCACATCCCACGTCAAGCACGCTATCATCTTTTGTGATAGGCAGGTTTGAGAGTAAATTTAGCGTAGAAGCTGCCTCCATGCGCGTCATCTCGTTATACATATTTGCGACATCGTCCCAATTTACGCCACCATCTTTGCCCTTTACTTTTTGCAAAGTAGGCAAAAACACTCGCTCCAAAATCGCTTGATAATCAACCAGCCCTTGCATCTTTCTCCCTTTGGTTATTTAAATTTACCCTACAAAAAGGACAAATTTAAAGAGCCTAAAGCCAAAATAAATTTGGCTTTAGTTTTGGTTTTAGAATTTAACTTGAGCTGAAAGCATGAAGGTTCTGCTTTGTCCTAAGAAAAGCGAAGTTCCGCGTCCAGCAACTGCACCATCCACATCAGATGGGAACATTCCCGCCCAGTATTTTTTATCAAAGAGGTTATTTATGTCAAATCTTATAGCTGTCTCTTTGCCTAGCCAAGCTTTTGTAGTGTATCTAGCTCCAATATCGGTTGTGAAGTAGCCATTTACGCTATGAGCATTAGCATTGTCGATGTAGCGTTTGCCTGTGTAGTGGAAATTTGTTGTAAATGCAAGTTTGTTTGTATTTGGCACAGCATAATCAAACAAGACATTTGCTTGAAATTTTGGCTCACCGATAACTGTTTTGCCTTCAGATACGCCATCTTTAGCATTTTTTATCTTAGCATCAAGAAGTGTAAAGCCACCATACATACTTAATGTATCAACAAGCTTTCCGCCAGTAGTTAGCTCAAAGCCGCGGTTTCTTTGTGTGCCTTGAATTTTATACTCTGCATTTGCTCCGCTACCGACTAGATATGCTACTGGACGTTTGATCTCAAAGATCGCAGCTGATAAATCAAGCTCACCTAGTCTAGCTTTTGCACCGATCTCATATTGTTTGCTTCTTACAGGATATACAAATAAAACATCACCTTTTCTAGCCCCCCCTCTAAACTCATAAATAGAGCCTTCACTTGTAATACTATCTGCATAAGTAGTATAAAGACTTATGTTTTCAACTGGCTTATAGACAAGGC
This window of the Campylobacter concisus genome carries:
- a CDS encoding class I SAM-dependent methyltransferase, yielding MQGLVDYQAILERVFLPTLQKVKGKDGGVNWDDVANMYNEMTRMEAASTLNLLSNLPITKDDSVLDVGCGPARLSVPLAKLAKSVSALDPFAKMLEYAKKNAKEAGAKNINFIQKDWSDEQSLKDIPKHDIVLASRSVGLFDIKKLCKFAKKYVVMTSFLMDYPSLKTFWQDFLKGIKDEKEAGLSDRRFGYNFIFNIAYDMGANPNLKIIDTIFERDFASLEEAFSYFRFVGEIAPEKEEIYKRNVEEVSY
- a CDS encoding TonB-dependent receptor, with translation MPLTNGVANFDVPSPVKDTKRGLEQSFGGNHLKTTTASVKLKYAPTENWYFEGGYQWQKAIRDMYGTDGKFLNQNGDYEVTKSGGSGASGRFDVDSWFLKGLTNFETGPLSHNFAVATNGYRWTIYSARNRGEERVLGNSNLYHPVIFNNPHVKKGSGRYKNSSSDMKNISVVDDIKFNDYFSTILSVSRSWFTSYKLDPSKEKNYDKSGFNYGVSLVYKPVENISLYTTYADSITSEGSIYEFRGGARKGDVLFVYPVRSKQYEIGAKARLGELDLSAAIFEIKRPVAYLVGSGANAEYKIQGTQRNRGFELTTGGKLVDTLSMYGGFTLLDAKIKNAKDGVSEGKTVIGEPKFQANVLFDYAVPNTNKLAFTTNFHYTGKRYIDNANAHSVNGYFTTDIGARYTTKAWLGKETAIRFDINNLFDKKYWAGMFPSDVDGAVAGRGTSLFLGQSRTFMLSAQVKF
- a CDS encoding ATP-binding cassette domain-containing protein; this translates as MKFEIKNLSCGYDKKVVIENFNTNLQDGDIFCLLGSNGVGKTTTFKTILGFLKPLGGEILIDGKDALKMSEKERASFISYVPQAHTPPFAFSVFDVVMMSANARLGIFERPSKEDEKIALDALKTLNLESFKDKIYTDLSGGERQMALIARALAQRSKVMLLDEPTANLDFGNQMRVLKEIKKLAKQGYIIILTSHQPEQVFYLNAKVAMLGRDKNYIYGEASEVMNGENLKKIYGVDIRVVKNIIDEREHYSCVMVD
- the sdhA gene encoding 8-methylmenaquinol:fumarate reductase flavoprotein subunit; the encoded protein is MSEKFTRREFLQSACISVGALATTAGATNVFAGELPKGNESGLPSVDVLIIGSGGAGLRAATAVRKQYPNSTVVVATKMMPSRNATCMAEGGINGVTDFSNGDSFKLHAYDTVKGAAYLADQDAVVKFCEAAGAVIHELDHNGMLFSRIDNGDVSRKDNGDVAFRFMGGASKKRCNYAADKTGHVLMHACLDDAITAGVKFLMDHELLEIGLEDGKVEGVVLRNIQDGQIYPVLCKSLVIATGGYTRIFYNRTSVPFIATGDGIAAALKAGLGFEDPEMLQFHPTGVQNGGTLITEAARGEGGYLLNNKGERFMKNYHEKMELAPRDVVARAIETEIREGRGFGEGMSAYVLCDVRHLGKDTIMKKLPKIRHTAMLFQNIDLIEQPVPIRPTAHYSMGGIEVAKFDDMSTKIPGIYVGGEASCVSIHGANRLGGNSLTDAVVTGDLAGKGAGAYAQNAKFASGKKTSELAKMWQDKFKAIATGEGGVNDMYALREELGKNNWDLMGIFRTGAKLDQLSKNLEAIQAKYDTIKVPNKNPVMNTAFTDYVELGNLILLSRAACLAAQNRLESRGAHTREDYPKRDDVNFLKHSIVTLKDGKLELSYKDVVTGIFSLDGKKPE
- a CDS encoding ABC transporter substrate-binding protein: MLSSSVETIIASKTQVVFGPIGMMFDKNSKAQLESAGIAVVKIDKFQSIKEIQDSFSKIAEIWGEKSIKGAREFNDYFNDNIKFVSQKTANLTPKKRVLVLNYNSGNFNTISSKDIGAEYISVAGGINLSSELSDGDFKISKSINEEQVIIFNPDIIITNSQKSADAIAKNASFAKLKAVQNGEIFVVPSGVYLWSVRSAEGALYPLWLAKTFYPEQFSDLNLEQKTREFYERFYNYKLSDSELKEILHPKGEF